A part of Gammaproteobacteria bacterium genomic DNA contains:
- a CDS encoding ABC transporter ATP-binding protein: MEPLIETEKLTKIFSNKYVDTVALKDVSLTIDRGEFVAITGPSGCGKSTLLSILGLLDNPTSGQYRLCGEPVTTLSRYQKSVLRNRNIGWIFQNFNLIADMTALENVMLPFRYGKHHNANMREKAERMLALVGLEGKANEYPNKLSGGQQQRIAVARALVLEPDLIVADEPTGNLDSENAERVFQLLKKLHASGRTLVMVTHAYELARRCERIIEMRDGRIIGES; this comes from the coding sequence ATGGAGCCTCTGATTGAAACTGAGAAACTTACCAAAATTTTTAGTAATAAATATGTCGACACGGTTGCTTTGAAAGACGTTAGTCTGACAATTGACCGCGGAGAATTTGTTGCGATTACGGGACCATCCGGATGCGGAAAGTCTACGCTTTTGTCAATATTAGGGTTGCTTGATAATCCGACATCGGGTCAGTACCGGCTCTGTGGGGAGCCTGTCACGACGCTTTCTCGCTACCAGAAAAGTGTGTTACGAAACCGAAACATTGGATGGATCTTCCAAAACTTTAACTTGATTGCTGATATGACGGCACTTGAAAATGTGATGTTGCCTTTTCGCTACGGAAAGCATCACAACGCAAATATGCGAGAAAAGGCTGAACGCATGTTGGCGCTGGTCGGTCTCGAGGGTAAAGCAAACGAATATCCCAATAAATTATCTGGAGGGCAACAGCAACGCATTGCTGTTGCTCGGGCGCTTGTGCTGGAGCCCGATCTCATTGTTGCGGATGAGCCGACGGGAAATTTAGATAGTGAAAATGCCGAGCGAGTTTTCCAACTCTTAAAGAAACTACACGCAAGCGGGCGAACTCTCGTCATGGTAACGCATGCTTATGAATTGGCTAGACGGTGTGAACGCATCATTGAAATGCGTGATGGCCGAATTATTGGCGAGTCGTAA
- a CDS encoding HlyD family efflux transporter periplasmic adaptor subunit produces MNMEIPQDRSFRKKIMLPLAVGLIGGLILFAGWLTFDALGQSIPAVQATKEVVVQARRGTFVKSVVGYGRLVPRHRRSLVSRVDGSVVEILIRPGMPVKADTPVIRLVNPRLQRNYDDAVLQLKEAQANFTKLEADLTDEKLQLENEKRLASAYLKTQQVEFEATKKLAERHIVSQIELEKKRSTLEQAALRLQLARQRLQTFKKLFRARIHAEKLRLERAERLQRLAKEDLDSLIIRAGMNGVLQTLDPGLELGSWVAQGKSIGVVADLSHWQAEVMVSATEAPEIRPGMPVELDVKGHLARGEVFRVAPQVVRNQVQVDIMVTSQLPDTGRADVEVGARIQIQKLENALILPRPSNFKPGERLTLWVRNNEQLVRRDVRVLAWSSKEIAIGSGLTESEVVVFNVPLQSIES; encoded by the coding sequence ATGAATATGGAAATCCCGCAGGACCGCTCGTTTCGAAAGAAAATTATGCTGCCTTTGGCTGTGGGCCTGATCGGCGGGCTGATTTTGTTCGCTGGTTGGTTGACGTTTGATGCCCTGGGGCAGAGTATCCCAGCGGTTCAGGCGACAAAGGAAGTCGTGGTTCAGGCTAGACGAGGCACATTTGTGAAATCAGTAGTCGGTTATGGACGACTGGTGCCCCGTCATCGTCGCAGTTTGGTCAGCCGAGTGGATGGTTCCGTTGTTGAGATTCTTATTCGGCCAGGAATGCCAGTTAAGGCCGATACACCCGTCATCCGTCTTGTAAACCCCAGATTACAACGTAATTATGATGATGCAGTCCTTCAGTTGAAAGAGGCACAAGCGAATTTCACAAAACTAGAGGCTGATCTCACTGACGAGAAATTGCAGTTAGAGAATGAGAAACGCCTTGCTTCTGCTTATCTCAAAACGCAACAAGTTGAATTTGAGGCCACGAAAAAACTGGCTGAACGTCACATTGTTTCGCAAATTGAACTCGAAAAAAAACGCTCTACACTTGAGCAGGCTGCACTGAGGTTACAGTTGGCTAGGCAACGGTTGCAAACGTTCAAAAAATTATTTCGTGCACGGATACATGCTGAGAAGTTGCGTCTGGAACGAGCGGAACGACTACAACGACTCGCCAAGGAAGATCTTGATTCCTTGATCATTCGCGCTGGTATGAACGGTGTCTTACAGACACTTGATCCCGGCCTAGAACTCGGTAGTTGGGTGGCACAAGGAAAGAGCATAGGTGTTGTCGCTGATCTTTCCCATTGGCAAGCAGAAGTGATGGTCAGCGCAACAGAGGCTCCAGAAATTCGTCCAGGTATGCCTGTTGAGCTTGACGTGAAAGGTCATTTGGCCCGAGGTGAGGTTTTCCGGGTGGCGCCACAAGTCGTACGTAATCAAGTTCAAGTAGATATTATGGTCACATCGCAGTTGCCTGACACTGGGCGTGCCGATGTCGAAGTGGGCGCGCGTATTCAAATCCAGAAACTAGAGAATGCCTTAATTTTACCAAGGCCAAGCAACTTTAAGCCTGGGGAGCGGCTAACCCTTTGGGTACGCAACAATGAACAGCTAGTGCGTCGTGATGTGCGCGTTCTGGCGTGGTCATCCAAAGAGATAGCGATTGGCAGCGGACTAACCGAGTCGGAAGTGGTGGTATTTAATGTTCCATTGCAGTCGATAGAATCTTAG
- a CDS encoding error-prone DNA polymerase encodes LGVFQVESRAQMAMLPRLKPRCFYDLVIQVAIVRPGPIQGDMVHPYLRRRQGLEPVDYVSPDIQSVLEKTLGVPIFQEQVIRLAMVAAGFTATEADMLRRSMAAWRRQGDLTHLRDRLINGMRRRGYSQAFAERIFAQIKGFAAYGFPESHAASFALLVYASAWLKRHEPAFFCCALLNSQPMGFYSPSQIVQDARRHGVTILPIDVRYSQWDHRPETSAPLSANEQPAIRLGFRLIKGLSRDAAARICQLPERHRLSSVAALVEQARLSGAELSRLAKAGALAGLAGDRHQANWAAEVAAKSTGLAKQKIIPPKVLPTTSEAQEVWQDYATTGVTLRTHPMALLRRKHAVLRRCLTASTLSSLADKQWVRVAGLVTCRQRPATANGTVFLTLEDETGLVNIIVWPAVAEAQKAAVRYAELLQIHGTISRDANCVYVVAGKLLDRSAWLTGLATQTRAFR; translated from the coding sequence CTTGGTGTGTTCCAGGTCGAATCTCGGGCTCAGATGGCCATGTTGCCGCGCCTTAAGCCACGGTGTTTTTATGATTTGGTGATTCAAGTGGCCATCGTGCGCCCAGGCCCAATACAGGGTGATATGGTTCATCCCTATTTGCGTCGTCGGCAGGGATTGGAGCCCGTGGACTATGTTTCGCCAGACATTCAGTCTGTGCTTGAGAAAACCCTTGGCGTGCCAATCTTCCAAGAGCAGGTAATACGTTTGGCGATGGTGGCCGCTGGGTTTACAGCGACAGAGGCGGACATGTTGCGACGCTCCATGGCCGCATGGCGGCGTCAGGGTGATTTGACCCATCTGCGTGATCGGCTGATCAATGGCATGCGGCGGCGCGGTTATTCACAGGCGTTTGCAGAACGCATCTTTGCGCAGATTAAAGGGTTTGCTGCTTATGGGTTTCCGGAATCTCATGCGGCGAGTTTTGCGTTGTTGGTCTATGCCTCTGCATGGTTGAAACGTCACGAACCAGCGTTTTTTTGTTGCGCGCTGCTTAACAGCCAACCGATGGGTTTTTATTCGCCATCGCAAATCGTACAAGATGCTCGAAGGCATGGCGTCACAATATTGCCCATTGATGTTCGTTATAGTCAGTGGGACCATCGGCCAGAAACTTCGGCGCCGTTGTCGGCTAACGAACAACCCGCCATTCGCCTTGGATTTCGACTGATTAAAGGGCTGTCGCGGGATGCGGCAGCGCGCATTTGCCAGCTACCCGAACGCCACCGACTCAGCTCGGTGGCAGCGTTGGTCGAGCAAGCGCGTTTATCGGGCGCAGAACTTAGCCGGCTCGCCAAGGCGGGCGCACTAGCTGGGTTGGCAGGCGATCGACATCAGGCCAATTGGGCGGCGGAAGTGGCCGCTAAAAGCACAGGCCTGGCCAAACAAAAAATAATCCCCCCAAAAGTGTTGCCGACGACCAGTGAGGCACAGGAGGTCTGGCAGGATTATGCCACCACCGGTGTCACGTTGCGGACACATCCGATGGCGCTGTTGCGACGCAAACATGCGGTCTTGCGTCGCTGTTTGACGGCCAGCACGTTATCATCACTGGCGGATAAACAATGGGTTCGCGTGGCGGGTCTGGTGACTTGTCGTCAGCGTCCTGCCACAGCCAATGGTACGGTATTTTTGACACTGGAAGACGAAACTGGTCTGGTCAACATTATTGTGTGGCCTGCGGTTGCTGAAGCACAAAAAGCAGCCGTGCGTTATGCCGAGTTGCTGCAAATTCATGGCACCATCTCGCGCGATGCCAACTGTGTGTATGTGGTCGCGGGCAAATTGCTGGACCGCTCCGCATGGCTGACAGGCCTTGCGACTCAAACTCGTGCCTTTCGTTAG
- a CDS encoding ABC transporter permease, whose amino-acid sequence MSPIMFDLAFAWRIWRHHKWFALLLTFAFAVLGGLLAWVFTLARPAFSDRPDFVGTSSRLATIGLEYYDGRLRGASLLRLNDLQSMPGIQDVATLGIYSIELSIGEHTFSESAAFVSGNFSAMLDISELKLHNKDLQNVGFVTDWFWREKLHSRSIDGQVLLLGKERVPIRVIKVLPREFNQIGTNRVAVWLHRSNIQHVLDVKVPRELQGEVARIVREAESVLPIHFAVVSLAQGFSLKEIKQTLITQWVGELQTTGGTTVYSNYDNLTPTVLPGFELAPMAKRTMQNHWWLLFGLVVLFGLTTVVSLLLGIGDQVTQRLDELNTRIILGAMPKDLVKQFSIELMPIWAIATLIGLYLAHVGTQYLAVSAHLLGSGVTWYGAFLASLVLAVLIWCSICWIILATFGRDQSMNRKYGHSATRAQTWLGRINLISQTIIVSCVAVIAVAASWQQWKNFRIAGMPSDIEVWRLYQEKALATRINTFQLEQFIKAQGATAAWSDESWVYPNLTLLEFETSQEEATTLVSALLVSRNFFPVLGLNPTMQGNGQHHTMVVNDSAARQLKLMPRNGQHNETLYSLRTLARASINKGTPIEVVDQIPNIPHFGNLYRERAMVYVSLPEAQPAELKEIYVYAHKTQANAVNDALSRFVQKNAPGYQIDGPKNLKRSLDNLNDLQNGLFYKLAITLGVLLLALGASSLFHQTQRYVVMEKVRFGIMLTVGAQDRDIFHSLFWGISRLCILGWFSAMLVLYWLSPVFTSNVHLTLFDFPVVIAATLIVLFVVALSTALPFWEIVRQPVYHLLRYDP is encoded by the coding sequence ATGTCACCCATAATGTTTGATTTGGCTTTTGCATGGCGAATATGGCGACACCACAAATGGTTCGCACTGTTATTAACGTTCGCTTTCGCCGTGTTGGGTGGGCTACTTGCCTGGGTGTTCACTCTGGCACGCCCTGCATTTTCCGACCGACCAGACTTTGTTGGCACCTCGAGCCGTTTAGCAACGATCGGGCTGGAGTATTATGATGGCCGGCTTCGAGGTGCATCCTTACTACGGCTGAATGATCTTCAATCAATGCCCGGTATTCAGGACGTGGCAACACTTGGCATTTATAGTATAGAGTTATCGATTGGGGAGCATACTTTTTCAGAAAGCGCAGCTTTTGTGAGCGGTAATTTTTCGGCCATGTTGGATATTTCCGAACTAAAACTTCACAACAAAGATCTGCAAAATGTTGGGTTTGTAACGGATTGGTTTTGGCGAGAAAAGTTACACAGTAGGTCAATCGATGGGCAGGTTCTATTGTTAGGAAAAGAACGGGTGCCAATCAGGGTGATTAAGGTGTTGCCCAGAGAGTTTAATCAAATTGGGACAAATCGCGTTGCCGTATGGTTGCACCGTTCCAATATACAGCATGTGCTTGATGTTAAAGTGCCGCGCGAACTACAAGGAGAGGTGGCTCGAATTGTGCGAGAGGCGGAAAGCGTTTTGCCAATCCATTTTGCGGTTGTCAGCCTAGCACAAGGTTTCTCACTTAAAGAGATTAAACAAACACTAATAACTCAGTGGGTTGGCGAGTTACAAACGACTGGTGGTACAACGGTTTATTCAAACTATGACAATTTGACTCCGACTGTTTTGCCCGGATTTGAGCTGGCGCCAATGGCCAAGAGAACGATGCAGAATCATTGGTGGTTACTCTTTGGTTTGGTCGTGCTGTTTGGTTTGACAACCGTTGTGAGCCTATTACTGGGCATTGGCGATCAGGTAACACAGAGGCTAGATGAGCTGAACACACGAATAATTCTTGGGGCTATGCCAAAGGATCTGGTAAAACAATTCAGCATTGAGCTCATGCCAATCTGGGCGATTGCGACACTGATAGGGCTATACCTAGCACACGTCGGCACACAGTACCTTGCGGTCTCTGCCCATTTATTAGGTAGTGGAGTGACTTGGTACGGTGCGTTCTTGGCAAGTCTTGTGTTGGCAGTGTTGATCTGGTGCAGTATCTGCTGGATTATCCTAGCGACCTTTGGTCGTGACCAGTCCATGAACAGGAAGTATGGACATAGCGCGACGCGGGCCCAGACATGGTTGGGAAGGATAAATTTGATTAGCCAAACAATTATCGTCTCTTGTGTCGCCGTTATCGCTGTTGCCGCTTCGTGGCAGCAGTGGAAAAATTTCCGAATTGCTGGAATGCCATCCGATATAGAGGTATGGAGGCTTTATCAAGAAAAAGCTCTAGCCACACGGATAAACACGTTCCAACTTGAGCAATTTATTAAAGCACAGGGTGCGACAGCGGCATGGAGTGACGAGTCTTGGGTCTATCCCAATCTTACGTTGCTCGAGTTTGAGACATCACAGGAGGAAGCCACGACGCTAGTTAGCGCACTGCTGGTTTCTAGAAATTTTTTTCCAGTGCTAGGGCTGAACCCTACGATGCAAGGGAACGGGCAGCACCATACGATGGTTGTCAATGACTCCGCTGCCAGACAGCTCAAACTAATGCCACGGAATGGGCAGCACAACGAAACTTTATATTCATTAAGGACATTGGCACGTGCAAGTATAAACAAAGGGACACCAATTGAAGTTGTTGACCAAATACCAAATATTCCTCATTTCGGTAATTTGTATAGAGAGCGGGCAATGGTGTATGTCTCACTCCCAGAGGCACAACCAGCTGAACTAAAAGAAATTTATGTATATGCACACAAAACACAGGCAAATGCGGTTAATGATGCCTTATCGCGTTTTGTACAGAAAAATGCCCCGGGTTATCAGATTGACGGGCCAAAAAATTTGAAGCGTAGCCTTGATAATTTGAATGATTTGCAAAACGGCTTGTTCTACAAGCTCGCGATCACGCTGGGTGTTTTACTGCTCGCGCTTGGTGCGTCAAGTCTCTTTCATCAAACACAACGATATGTCGTGATGGAAAAAGTCCGTTTTGGCATCATGTTGACAGTTGGTGCTCAGGACAGGGATATATTCCATTCTCTATTTTGGGGCATCAGTCGTCTATGTATTTTAGGCTGGTTCAGTGCGATGCTTGTTCTGTATTGGTTGTCACCGGTGTTTACATCAAATGTGCATTTGACGCTGTTTGATTTTCCTGTGGTCATCGCGGCCACGTTAATTGTGCTCTTCGTGGTTGCTTTAAGCACGGCTTTACCGTTCTGGGAGATAGTCCGTCAACCGGTTTATCACTTACTTCGTTACGACCCCTGA